The Candidatus Sericytochromatia bacterium genome contains a region encoding:
- a CDS encoding M3 family metallopeptidase, with protein MSVAPRDDLSSWDLTPYYTGPDDPRIDADLATVREQVKAFRAQYLGRLHALAPAELRAAFETYDAIGSGLSDLSDYGFLSYCLDTRSVPAQSLDSKLQGEAASIRGDTTFFSHELQHLPESAFEALCGAPELAPWRDHLRRLRRHAPHALSHEIERVIARKDRSGVQAWRQLYNTMVSSLSIPVETEGEIKRVTAAEAHRMGTSADRALRRSAAQASMTALSDSKHVITAVFNAVLEDSRVNADLRGFELPYADMLRDEDLDAPAVESLLSAVESRYDLVHRYMRLKARALGIEDFSHWDINAPVADEPMHFSFDEARRVVHDTYTAFHPRVGRLIDQFFQGYVDAAPTPGKWSGAFCSWSSPGRHPYVLMSYTNRIRDVLTLAHELGHGVHYRITADHDRYMNLRVNLFNETPSTLGELLTFERLVAEAPNAATRRTLLGAWLDTTVGTLFLQAALTRWEQKIHARRRQAPLTAEAIGSAWMAERRALFGPDVHLPDWVSLGWMSHQHAVGMPFYCINYTFGLTLVYALRQRWREEGPKFADDFVGLLEAGLAPGIADLLRRIQVDVHDMSFWQSGLKAVEALIDEFEASL; from the coding sequence ATGTCCGTCGCGCCGCGAGATGACCTCTCAAGTTGGGATCTGACCCCTTACTACACCGGGCCGGATGATCCACGCATCGACGCGGATCTGGCCACGGTGCGCGAGCAGGTCAAGGCCTTCCGCGCGCAGTACCTGGGGCGGCTGCATGCCCTCGCCCCTGCCGAGTTGCGCGCGGCATTCGAGACGTACGACGCGATCGGCAGCGGCCTGAGCGACCTGTCCGATTACGGCTTCCTCTCTTACTGCCTGGACACGCGCTCGGTGCCGGCCCAGTCCCTGGATTCCAAGCTGCAGGGAGAAGCCGCCTCCATTCGCGGTGACACGACCTTCTTCAGCCACGAGCTGCAACATCTGCCCGAATCGGCCTTCGAGGCCCTGTGTGGCGCTCCGGAACTGGCGCCCTGGCGGGACCACCTGCGGCGCCTGCGGCGCCACGCCCCGCACGCCCTGTCTCACGAAATTGAACGGGTGATCGCCCGCAAGGATCGCTCGGGCGTCCAGGCCTGGCGGCAGCTGTACAACACGATGGTGTCGTCGTTGAGCATCCCGGTCGAAACCGAGGGAGAGATCAAGCGGGTCACGGCGGCGGAGGCGCATCGCATGGGCACGAGCGCGGATCGCGCGCTTCGTCGCAGCGCTGCCCAGGCGTCGATGACGGCCCTGAGTGACAGCAAGCACGTGATCACCGCGGTGTTCAACGCGGTGCTCGAAGACAGCCGGGTCAATGCGGACCTGCGTGGCTTCGAACTGCCCTATGCGGACATGCTGCGGGATGAAGACCTGGACGCGCCCGCCGTGGAATCCTTGCTGTCGGCCGTGGAGTCGCGCTACGACCTCGTGCATCGCTACATGCGTTTGAAGGCACGTGCCCTGGGCATCGAGGACTTCTCGCATTGGGACATCAACGCGCCGGTGGCGGACGAGCCCATGCACTTTAGCTTCGACGAGGCCCGCCGCGTCGTCCACGACACCTACACGGCCTTCCATCCGCGCGTCGGTCGTCTGATTGACCAGTTTTTCCAGGGTTACGTGGACGCGGCCCCCACGCCCGGGAAGTGGTCGGGCGCCTTTTGTTCGTGGTCGAGCCCCGGGCGGCATCCGTATGTGTTGATGAGCTACACCAATCGCATTCGGGACGTCCTGACGCTGGCGCACGAACTCGGCCACGGGGTGCATTACCGCATCACGGCCGACCACGACCGCTACATGAACCTGCGCGTCAACCTTTTCAACGAGACGCCCTCCACGCTGGGCGAATTGCTCACCTTCGAACGCTTGGTGGCCGAGGCCCCCAACGCCGCCACCCGGCGCACCTTGCTGGGGGCCTGGCTGGACACCACCGTCGGGACGCTGTTCTTGCAGGCGGCGCTGACGCGCTGGGAGCAGAAAATCCACGCGCGTCGCCGTCAGGCCCCGCTGACCGCCGAGGCGATCGGCTCCGCCTGGATGGCCGAACGCCGGGCCCTGTTCGGGCCTGACGTGCATCTGCCGGACTGGGTGTCACTGGGCTGGATGTCCCATCAGCACGCCGTCGGCATGCCGTTCTATTGCATCAACTACACCTTCGGCCTGACCCTGGTCTACGCCCTGCGGCAGCGCTGGCGGGAGGAGGGACCGAAGTTTGCCGACGACTTCGTGGGCTTGCTCGAAGCTGGCTTGGCCCCCGGCATCGCGGATCTGTTGCGGCGGATCCAGGTGGACGTGCACGATATGAGCTTCTGGCAGAGCGGGCTCAAAGCGGTCGAGGCCCTGATCGACGAATTCGAAGCCTCGCTGTGA
- a CDS encoding class I fructose-bisphosphate aldolase, which yields MSINTDKRTIDWIEELLGNEAHDLLTYEATKIPSAMLQLPGPDFVDRVFLHSDRPQPVINNLQRLFGTGRLAGTGYLSIFPVDQGIEHSAGASFAKNPIYFDPENIIRLAYEGGCNAVASTFGVLSSLSRKYAHKIPFVVKINHNEFLSYPNTYDQVMFGTVEDAYEMGAAAVGATIYFGSAESRRQIVEVAEAFARAHELGMATILWCYTRNNAFKKDGIDYHTAMDLSSQACHLGSTLKADIIKQKMPDNHAAGYEAINFGKTDKRVYTELSTAHPIDMTRYQVANCYMGRAGLINSGGASSGETDLAEAVRTAIINKRAGGMGLILGRRAFQKPFEDGVKLLHAVQDVYCSSEVTIA from the coding sequence ATGAGCATCAACACGGACAAGCGCACGATCGACTGGATCGAAGAGCTCCTCGGTAACGAGGCGCACGACCTGCTGACGTACGAGGCCACCAAGATTCCGAGCGCCATGCTGCAATTGCCCGGGCCTGACTTTGTCGACCGCGTCTTCCTGCATTCCGACCGCCCGCAACCGGTCATCAACAACCTGCAGCGCTTGTTCGGCACCGGGCGCTTGGCCGGGACCGGCTATCTGTCGATCTTTCCGGTCGACCAGGGCATCGAACACTCCGCCGGGGCCTCCTTCGCCAAGAACCCGATCTATTTCGATCCCGAAAACATCATCCGGCTGGCCTATGAAGGTGGCTGCAACGCCGTGGCGTCGACCTTCGGCGTGCTCTCCTCGCTGTCTCGCAAGTATGCGCACAAGATTCCCTTCGTGGTGAAGATCAACCACAACGAGTTCCTGTCCTACCCCAACACCTACGACCAGGTCATGTTCGGGACGGTGGAGGACGCCTACGAGATGGGCGCCGCAGCGGTTGGCGCGACCATCTATTTCGGTTCCGCCGAGTCGCGCCGTCAGATCGTCGAAGTCGCCGAGGCCTTTGCGCGCGCCCACGAACTCGGGATGGCGACCATTCTGTGGTGCTACACGCGAAACAATGCCTTCAAGAAAGACGGGATCGACTACCACACGGCCATGGACCTCAGTTCGCAGGCCTGCCACCTCGGTTCGACGCTCAAGGCCGACATCATCAAGCAGAAGATGCCGGACAATCACGCGGCAGGATACGAGGCCATCAACTTCGGCAAGACCGACAAGCGCGTCTACACCGAGCTCTCGACGGCCCATCCGATCGACATGACGCGCTACCAGGTCGCCAATTGCTACATGGGGCGGGCCGGCCTCATCAACAGCGGCGGCGCCTCCTCGGGGGAGACCGACCTGGCGGAAGCGGTGCGGACGGCCATCATCAACAAGCGGGCCGGCGGCATGGGCCTGATCCTGGGGCGTCGGGCCTTCCAGAAGCCTTTCGAGGATGGGGTCAAACTGCTGCACGCCGTCCAGGACGTGTATTGCAGCAGCGAAGTCACGATCGCCTGA
- a CDS encoding peptide chain release factor 3 has translation MSLSPALQTEIQKRRTFAIISHPDAGKTTLTEKLLLYGGAIHTAGAVKASKAARHATSDWMELEKQRGISVTTSVMQFPYKQHELNLLDTPGHQDFSEDTYRTLAAVDAAVMLIDCVKGVEAQTKKLFTVCRMRGIPIFTFINKLDRNGQDPLDLMEEIERVLGIRTTPMNWPIGMGSDFKGIYERRSEEVVLFQDTRHGTKEGTVQRIALSDPALVTAIGEAYHAKLQEDIEMLDIAGDPFDADRVARGELSPMYFGSAMTNFGVEPFLDSFVGLAPTPGPKPTADGDRRPEDERFSGFIFKIQANMNPAHRDCVAFMRIVSGKFVRGMSVRHVRLGREVRLAKSLQFMAQDRALVEEAWPGDVVGLFDPGFLRIGDTLCEGPPIEFQGIPRFTPEIFATLQLKDPSKRKQFKKGLDQLIEEGAVQMFFRPSVGEQEPILGAVGRLQFDVFAHRLKAEYGVDVIFRELPFETARWVIGEPIDVNKLEHFGDNMFLNDRDGRAMLLFRNPLALRWEAERHPHLQFLENLDGTIAGPRMPTT, from the coding sequence ATGTCCCTGTCTCCCGCGCTGCAGACTGAAATCCAGAAGCGGCGAACCTTTGCCATCATTTCTCACCCGGACGCGGGCAAGACCACGCTGACCGAGAAACTGCTGCTGTACGGCGGCGCGATCCACACGGCCGGGGCGGTCAAAGCCTCCAAGGCGGCGCGCCACGCGACCTCCGACTGGATGGAGCTGGAGAAACAGCGCGGCATTTCCGTGACCACCTCGGTCATGCAGTTTCCTTACAAGCAGCACGAACTGAACCTGCTCGACACGCCCGGCCACCAGGACTTCTCGGAAGACACCTACCGCACCCTGGCCGCCGTCGATGCGGCGGTGATGCTGATCGATTGCGTCAAGGGCGTCGAGGCTCAGACCAAGAAGCTGTTCACGGTCTGCCGCATGCGGGGCATTCCCATCTTCACCTTCATCAACAAGCTCGATCGCAACGGGCAGGACCCGCTGGACCTGATGGAGGAGATCGAACGGGTGCTGGGCATTCGCACCACCCCGATGAACTGGCCGATCGGCATGGGGTCCGACTTCAAAGGCATCTACGAGCGTCGCAGCGAGGAAGTCGTGCTGTTCCAGGACACCCGCCACGGCACGAAGGAAGGCACCGTCCAGCGCATCGCCCTGTCGGACCCGGCCCTGGTCACGGCGATCGGCGAAGCCTATCACGCCAAGCTGCAAGAAGACATCGAAATGCTCGACATCGCGGGCGACCCCTTCGATGCCGACCGCGTGGCGCGGGGCGAACTCTCCCCCATGTATTTCGGGTCGGCGATGACGAACTTCGGCGTGGAACCTTTCCTTGATTCGTTCGTCGGGTTGGCGCCGACGCCAGGGCCCAAACCGACGGCGGACGGCGATCGCCGCCCCGAGGACGAGCGTTTCAGCGGCTTCATCTTCAAGATCCAGGCCAACATGAACCCGGCCCACCGCGACTGCGTGGCCTTCATGCGAATCGTCTCGGGCAAATTCGTCAGGGGCATGAGCGTGCGCCACGTGCGACTGGGGCGGGAGGTCCGGCTGGCCAAATCGTTGCAGTTCATGGCGCAGGACCGCGCCCTGGTCGAAGAAGCCTGGCCCGGCGACGTGGTGGGCCTGTTCGACCCTGGCTTTCTGCGCATCGGCGACACCCTCTGCGAGGGCCCGCCGATCGAGTTCCAGGGCATTCCGCGCTTCACGCCGGAAATCTTCGCCACCCTGCAACTGAAAGACCCGAGCAAGCGCAAGCAATTCAAGAAGGGCCTCGACCAGCTGATCGAGGAAGGGGCGGTGCAGATGTTTTTCCGGCCCTCGGTTGGTGAGCAAGAACCGATCCTGGGCGCGGTCGGACGGCTGCAGTTCGATGTCTTCGCGCATCGTCTCAAGGCCGAGTACGGCGTCGATGTGATCTTCCGAGAGCTGCCCTTCGAGACGGCCCGCTGGGTGATCGGCGAGCCGATTGACGTGAACAAGCTGGAACACTTCGGCGACAACATGTTCCTGAACGACCGCGACGGGCGGGCGATGCTGCTGTTCCGCAACCCACTGGCGCTGCGCTGGGAGGCGGAACGCCACCCGCACCTGCAGTTCCTGGAAAACCTCGACGGGACGATCGCCGGCCCGCGCATGCCCACGACCTGA
- a CDS encoding lipid-A-disaccharide synthase-related protein: protein MSWPDRTAAARSTGALLLLSNGHGEDVVAAQLGLALRARGFQVAALPLVGHGAALRAARIPVVGPRQPMPSGGFVLGRPRALWQDLRAGLLQLTRAQWRYVREVAPTCDGLLAVGDIVPLAFAWASGRPYALVGCAKSDRYRGGRPGSYSPLERWLLRRPGCRGVWPRDAITSDNLQRAGVQAHWLGNPMMDALTRADAGASLPGHLDGATVLLLPGSRAEAPRNLTQLAAIARVHAQSEANRPATARVGRWLVAAAHAPETLLASEVDWQWQPDAQQEACGAWVHADGLQLHTVVEQFPAAAHAATIGLAMAGTATEQLVGLGKPVISLPGAGPQFTAAFADAQARLLAGALERAHSVPDAAQRLARLLQDPARRQAMGEAGRAAMGPPGASARIAAAIAEAWGGRPPDIDHPGPCGL, encoded by the coding sequence GTGAGCTGGCCAGACCGGACAGCGGCCGCCCGCTCCACGGGCGCGCTGCTGCTGCTGAGCAACGGCCACGGGGAGGACGTCGTCGCGGCGCAGCTGGGGCTGGCCCTGCGCGCCCGGGGCTTCCAGGTGGCCGCGTTGCCGCTGGTGGGCCACGGCGCCGCCCTCCGCGCCGCGCGGATCCCCGTGGTGGGCCCGCGGCAGCCGATGCCGAGCGGTGGCTTCGTGCTGGGGCGCCCCCGGGCCTTGTGGCAAGACCTTCGCGCCGGGCTGCTTCAGCTGACCCGGGCGCAGTGGCGCTATGTTCGGGAGGTCGCCCCGACCTGCGACGGCCTCCTGGCGGTGGGGGACATCGTCCCCCTCGCCTTTGCCTGGGCCAGCGGCCGCCCCTATGCGCTGGTGGGTTGTGCCAAGTCCGACCGTTACCGGGGAGGACGCCCCGGCAGCTACAGTCCGCTGGAACGCTGGCTGCTGCGTCGGCCCGGCTGCCGGGGCGTGTGGCCACGGGACGCCATCACCAGCGATAACCTGCAACGGGCCGGCGTGCAGGCTCACTGGCTGGGCAACCCGATGATGGATGCCCTGACGCGGGCCGACGCCGGCGCGTCCCTGCCAGGCCACCTCGATGGGGCGACGGTCCTGCTGTTGCCCGGCAGTCGCGCCGAAGCCCCGCGCAACCTGACCCAGCTGGCGGCGATCGCCCGCGTGCACGCCCAGAGCGAGGCCAACCGGCCAGCCACCGCCCGCGTGGGCCGCTGGCTGGTGGCCGCGGCTCACGCGCCGGAAACCCTGCTGGCGAGTGAAGTCGATTGGCAATGGCAGCCAGACGCCCAGCAAGAAGCCTGCGGCGCCTGGGTGCATGCGGACGGCTTGCAGCTGCACACCGTGGTGGAGCAATTTCCCGCAGCCGCTCACGCCGCCACGATCGGCCTGGCCATGGCCGGCACCGCCACCGAACAGCTGGTCGGACTGGGCAAGCCGGTCATCAGCCTGCCCGGCGCGGGGCCGCAATTCACGGCGGCCTTTGCCGACGCCCAGGCCCGCTTGCTGGCAGGGGCCCTCGAGCGGGCCCATTCGGTGCCGGATGCCGCCCAGCGCCTGGCCCGGCTGCTGCAGGACCCGGCCCGTCGCCAGGCGATGGGCGAGGCCGGTCGGGCCGCGATGGGGCCACCCGGGGCTTCCGCCCGTATCGCGGCGGCGATCGCCGAGGCCTGGGGCGGCCGGCCCCCAGATATCGACCATCCCGGGCCATGCGGGCTATGA
- a CDS encoding homoserine dehydrogenase: MPTESPQALPAATLAPNAPIGVGLLGCGTVGTGVARLLLDEAHAYAHRVGRPIELVRIGVRHPARDRGLPAELFTDDLAAVVADPRVHIVVEALGGVEPALPLLMEAIARGKHVVTANKEVIARHGHTIFPAARARGVAVHIEATVAGGIPIVAAMKSNLAANRIQQVAGIINGTTNYILTAMTQQGHSLEAALAEAQRLGYAEADPTADVEAYDAAYKIAILASIFFDHRVAIEEVHREGILNLTAADIAYARELGYVVKLLGVARRDPGPNGEVLQVRVHPALIPAQHPLAPIDGVMNAVAVRGAAVGEVMFSGPGAGMFPTASAILGDVLAIAAHPERPDRLMTCLHDGLGHVSPVADLYTQFYVRLLAQDQPGVIGTIGTACGRHGISIRSMVQKGERDGCAEIVLVTHRVQEAAMRRALEEMAAHPSVHRIGSVIRVEDLAA; encoded by the coding sequence ATGCCGACCGAATCGCCCCAGGCCTTGCCCGCTGCCACGCTCGCCCCGAACGCCCCGATCGGCGTGGGCCTGCTGGGATGTGGCACGGTGGGCACCGGAGTGGCCCGCCTGTTGCTCGACGAGGCCCACGCCTACGCCCACCGGGTCGGACGCCCGATTGAACTGGTGCGCATCGGCGTGAGGCACCCGGCGCGCGACCGCGGCCTGCCGGCCGAGCTGTTCACCGACGACCTGGCCGCCGTGGTGGCCGACCCGCGCGTGCACATCGTCGTGGAGGCCCTCGGCGGCGTGGAGCCGGCCTTGCCGCTGCTGATGGAGGCGATCGCCCGGGGCAAGCACGTCGTGACGGCCAACAAGGAGGTCATCGCGCGCCATGGCCACACCATCTTCCCGGCCGCCCGCGCCCGCGGCGTGGCCGTGCACATCGAGGCGACGGTGGCCGGGGGCATTCCGATCGTCGCCGCGATGAAGAGCAACCTGGCCGCCAACCGCATCCAGCAAGTGGCGGGCATCATCAACGGCACCACCAACTACATCCTGACGGCCATGACCCAACAAGGGCATAGCCTGGAAGCCGCCCTGGCCGAGGCCCAGCGGTTGGGCTATGCCGAGGCGGACCCGACTGCCGACGTGGAAGCCTACGACGCGGCCTACAAGATCGCGATTCTGGCCTCGATCTTCTTCGACCACCGGGTGGCCATCGAAGAGGTCCATCGCGAGGGCATCCTGAACCTGACGGCGGCTGACATCGCCTATGCGCGGGAACTGGGCTACGTGGTCAAGTTGCTGGGCGTGGCGCGCCGCGACCCGGGCCCGAACGGCGAGGTATTGCAGGTGCGCGTCCATCCGGCCCTGATCCCGGCCCAGCACCCGCTGGCCCCGATCGACGGGGTGATGAACGCCGTGGCGGTGCGAGGCGCCGCCGTCGGCGAGGTCATGTTCTCCGGGCCGGGCGCAGGCATGTTCCCGACCGCCAGCGCGATCCTGGGCGACGTGCTGGCGATCGCCGCCCACCCCGAGCGTCCCGACCGCCTGATGACCTGTCTGCACGACGGGCTCGGCCACGTCAGCCCGGTCGCTGACCTGTACACCCAGTTCTACGTGCGCCTGCTGGCCCAGGACCAACCCGGCGTGATCGGCACGATCGGCACGGCCTGCGGGCGACACGGCATCTCGATCCGCTCGATGGTCCAGAAAGGCGAACGGGATGGCTGTGCTGAGATCGTGCTGGTGACCCATCGCGTGCAAGAGGCCGCGATGCGCCGGGCGCTCGAGGAGATGGCAGCCCACCCGAGCGTGCATCGCATCGGCTCGGTGATCCGCGTGGAGGACCTGGCCGCGTGA
- the thrC gene encoding threonine synthase has protein sequence MEHPTVQTPPRGLQPARWPGLIERYRAFLPVDANTPVISLNEGNTPLVAASRLQRRLGADVSLYLKLEGANPTGSFKDRGMTMAVSKAIEAGSQALICASTGNTSASMAAYAARAGVRSFMLVPHGYVALGKLAQGLHYGATVISIEGNFDQALQIVRELAQTHPVTLVNSVNPHRIAGQQTGAFEVVDQLGEAPDYLAIPVGNAGNITAYWRGFEAYHAAGLARRKPVMLGFQAAGAAPIVLGAPVAKPETIATAIRIGNPASWCCAEYARQASRGAIAAVTDAEILAAYDALAREEGIFCEPASAASLAGVLARAQREPFPPGSTVVCVLTGNGLKDPDTAIGQVPGTLTPVAADVAAIGRLLGL, from the coding sequence ATCGAGCACCCGACGGTCCAGACCCCGCCGCGCGGGCTTCAACCGGCGCGCTGGCCCGGCCTGATCGAGCGCTACCGGGCCTTCTTGCCGGTCGACGCGAACACCCCCGTGATCAGCCTCAACGAGGGCAACACCCCCCTCGTGGCGGCCTCCCGCCTGCAGCGCCGCCTGGGCGCCGACGTGTCGCTGTACCTGAAACTCGAAGGCGCCAACCCGACGGGCTCCTTCAAGGACCGGGGCATGACCATGGCCGTCAGCAAGGCGATCGAGGCCGGCAGCCAGGCCCTGATCTGCGCCTCGACCGGCAACACCTCCGCCTCGATGGCCGCCTATGCGGCCCGCGCGGGCGTGCGCAGCTTCATGCTGGTGCCTCACGGCTACGTCGCCCTGGGCAAGCTGGCGCAGGGCCTGCACTACGGCGCCACCGTGATTTCGATTGAAGGCAACTTCGACCAGGCCCTGCAGATCGTGCGGGAGCTGGCGCAAACCCATCCCGTCACGCTGGTGAACTCGGTCAATCCCCACCGCATCGCGGGCCAGCAGACGGGGGCCTTCGAGGTCGTCGACCAGCTGGGAGAAGCCCCCGACTACCTGGCCATCCCGGTCGGCAACGCCGGCAACATCACGGCCTACTGGCGGGGTTTCGAGGCGTATCATGCCGCCGGGCTGGCGCGGCGCAAGCCCGTGATGCTGGGCTTCCAGGCCGCCGGGGCGGCGCCGATCGTGCTGGGGGCCCCGGTGGCCAAGCCTGAAACCATCGCAACCGCCATCCGCATCGGCAACCCGGCCAGCTGGTGCTGCGCTGAATATGCCCGGCAGGCCTCGCGCGGGGCGATCGCCGCCGTGACGGACGCGGAGATCCTGGCCGCCTACGACGCGCTGGCGCGCGAGGAAGGGATCTTCTGCGAACCAGCCTCGGCGGCCTCGCTGGCCGGCGTGCTGGCACGCGCCCAGCGGGAGCCTTTCCCACCCGGTTCGACGGTGGTCTGCGTGCTGACGGGCAACGGCCTCAAGGACCCAGACACCGCCATCGGTCAGGTGCCCGGCACCCTCACGCCCGTGGCCGCCGACGTGGCGGCGATCGGTCGCCTGCTGGGCCTGTAG
- the ruvA gene encoding Holliday junction branch migration protein RuvA, with product MIASLHGDLLHVGKDSAVIEVAGVGYHVLISARHAAAMPSPGQRVRVFTHLLVREDALVLVGFPSAEERELFLLLHGVSGVGAKTALGVLSALTVSEVVAAVVSQEPRLLAKAPGVGKKTAERIILELREKLAAWRPVEAVGLAGVARRPLGGVAGPMDEAVLALLALGYDEHEAAEAIAAAAGGGTVEETIRTALAHLSRF from the coding sequence GTGATCGCCTCCCTGCACGGCGACCTGCTGCACGTGGGCAAGGACTCGGCCGTCATCGAGGTGGCGGGCGTCGGCTACCACGTCCTGATCTCGGCCCGGCACGCGGCCGCGATGCCCTCCCCCGGACAGCGCGTGCGGGTCTTCACGCACCTGCTGGTGCGGGAGGACGCGCTGGTGCTGGTGGGCTTTCCCAGCGCGGAGGAACGTGAGCTGTTCCTGCTGCTGCACGGCGTCTCGGGCGTCGGCGCCAAGACGGCTCTGGGCGTGCTGTCGGCGCTGACGGTCTCGGAGGTGGTGGCGGCGGTTGTGAGTCAGGAGCCCCGCTTGCTGGCGAAAGCCCCTGGCGTCGGCAAGAAAACCGCCGAGCGGATCATCCTGGAGTTGCGCGAGAAGCTGGCGGCCTGGCGACCGGTCGAGGCCGTCGGCCTTGCGGGCGTTGCGCGGCGCCCCCTTGGCGGCGTCGCAGGCCCGATGGATGAGGCCGTGCTGGCCCTGCTGGCCCTGGGCTACGACGAGCACGAGGCGGCCGAGGCGATCGCCGCGGCGGCTGGCGGTGGCACGGTCGAGGAGACGATCCGGACCGCGCTGGCGCATCTTTCGCGCTTCTGA
- the ruvC gene encoding crossover junction endodeoxyribonuclease RuvC — MLILGIDPGTATVGFGFLQLSQGQPPSSPQFGTIQTDRHLSAPERLAITYADMVSLLSARRPDVLAVEELFFLKNVNTAMPVAQARGVILLAAAHAGLPVVGYSPAQVKMTVTGSGKALKPDVQEAVRDLLGLATIPRPDDAADALAIALTHARVLEGRGELVLTPAPVARVSA, encoded by the coding sequence ATGTTGATTCTGGGCATCGATCCGGGTACGGCCACCGTCGGCTTCGGCTTCCTGCAACTCAGCCAAGGCCAGCCCCCCAGCTCGCCGCAGTTCGGCACCATCCAGACCGACCGGCACCTGTCTGCGCCCGAACGACTGGCCATCACCTATGCCGACATGGTCTCCCTGCTGTCGGCCCGCCGGCCGGATGTGCTGGCGGTCGAGGAGTTGTTTTTCCTGAAGAACGTCAACACCGCCATGCCGGTGGCTCAGGCCCGCGGCGTGATCCTGCTGGCGGCGGCCCACGCCGGTTTGCCCGTGGTGGGTTACAGCCCGGCGCAGGTGAAAATGACCGTGACGGGTTCGGGCAAGGCCCTCAAGCCGGATGTGCAGGAAGCCGTGCGGGACCTGCTCGGACTGGCCACCATCCCCCGGCCCGATGACGCGGCGGACGCCCTGGCGATCGCCCTGACCCACGCGCGCGTCCTCGAAGGCCGCGGCGAACTGGTGCTCACCCCTGCCCCGGTCGCGAGGGTTTCGGCGTGA
- a CDS encoding DUF881 domain-containing protein produces the protein MKHWIVPVTSISIITGILLAVQWRSQEDARRVMPSRRIEDLVVLLKTTEKANGQLAEQVRELQSQTERSHPTPDFLPARPPSGDYPAVVGPGLVVTVAEQAGVARDADGTSAVVHAEDLLKIINELRTGGGEALAVNGHRITELSEVVTAGQHIMINQVAVRAPYVLQVIGPADEMKTILGLRGGVVEYLQFYGIRVDTRPAARLTLPAYVPPKGTRWVQPVSRELAVPRPRAS, from the coding sequence GTGAAGCACTGGATCGTGCCGGTCACCTCGATCTCCATCATCACGGGCATCTTGCTCGCCGTGCAGTGGCGCTCTCAGGAGGACGCCCGCAGGGTCATGCCGTCGCGGCGGATCGAAGACCTGGTGGTGCTGCTGAAGACCACCGAAAAGGCCAACGGTCAGTTGGCGGAACAGGTGCGCGAACTGCAGTCGCAGACCGAGCGGAGCCATCCCACCCCCGATTTCTTGCCGGCGCGGCCACCCAGCGGTGATTACCCGGCCGTGGTGGGGCCTGGCCTGGTGGTGACCGTGGCCGAGCAGGCCGGCGTGGCGCGGGACGCGGACGGGACCTCGGCGGTGGTGCATGCCGAAGACCTCCTGAAGATCATCAATGAGCTGCGAACCGGTGGCGGCGAAGCCCTCGCGGTCAACGGCCACCGCATCACCGAGCTGTCCGAGGTGGTCACGGCGGGCCAGCACATCATGATCAATCAGGTGGCGGTGCGGGCCCCCTACGTGCTGCAGGTGATCGGCCCGGCCGATGAGATGAAGACCATCTTGGGCCTGCGCGGCGGCGTGGTCGAGTATCTGCAGTTCTATGGCATCCGGGTGGACACCCGGCCCGCGGCGCGGCTGACGCTGCCGGCCTACGTACCCCCCAAGGGGACCCGTTGGGTGCAGCCGGTCTCGCGGGAACTGGCAGTTCCGCGGCCTCGCGCCTCGTAG